One part of the Ornithodoros turicata isolate Travis chromosome 2, ASM3712646v1, whole genome shotgun sequence genome encodes these proteins:
- the LOC135384336 gene encoding uncharacterized protein LOC135384336 yields the protein MRSAREEYGRDVVYLDAINKTTDYALPLFFLVIKTPSTYLVVGTFIVQFETAECIEEALMMFRTWCSQFNPKFWMVDYCLAEINAIRAIFPESSIAMCDFHREQAWERWCKRKVNGVQEQGVVLTSLRSLAKAATEQEYMLLVEELEAAPFRKAKPKLQQYIKQHWLSIKECWVTFYRLDLHVTTNNGVENQNRLLKGYYLKNHCGRKSLSGLVQILLDKFLLEKQNEFLRNDMTFTSAYRAYHTYIPEFLHDRPPAVVKHIIQRLLAAEDFNKNNIQMLEKAGTFHVHSQTTASAFYTVDFSQPHCNCMDFRKTQLPCKHFCAVFLQYKD from the coding sequence ATGAGGTCTGCAAGGGAGGAGTATGGTAGGGATGTTGTCTACCTTGATGCTATCAATAAGACAACAGATTATGCTCTGCCATTGTTTTTCCTTGTGATAAAAACACCAAGCACGTATCTTGTCGTTGGCACATTTATTGTACAATTTGAGACTGCAGAGTGCATTGAGGAGGCCCTCATGATGTTCAGAACATGGTGCTCGCAATTCAATCCAAAATTCTGGATGGTTGATTACTGCCTTGCTGAGATCAATGCCATAAGAGCAATTTTCCCAGAAAGTAGTATTGCCATGTGCGACTTTCATCGAGAGCAGGCGTGGGAGAGGTGGTGCAAAAGAAAGGTGAATGGAGTGCAAGAGCAAGGAGTTGTGTTGACTAGCCTAAGAAGCCTTGCAAAGGCAGCAACAGAGCAAGAGTACATGTTACTGGTGGAAGAACTAGAAGCTGCTCCCTTCAGGAAAGCAAAACCCAAGCTTCAGCAGTACATCAAGCAACACTGGCTTTCCATTAAGGAGTGTTGGGTAACTTTCTACAGGCTGGACCTTCACGTGACAACGAACAATGGTGTAGAAAACCAAAACCGCCTGTTGAAAGGGTATTATCTCAAAAATCACTGCGGCCGCAAAAGTCTCTCTGGGCTGGTTCAAATACTTCTAGACAAGTTCCTCCTAGAAAAACAAAATGAATTCCTCCGGAACGATATGACATTCACCTCTGCATACAGAGCCTACCACACATATATACCAGAGTTCCTGCATGACCGTCCACCAGCAGTAGTCAAGCATATCATTCAACGGCTTCTCGCTGCAGAAGATTTCAACAAGAACAACATACAAATGCTGGAGAAGGCTGGAACGTTCCATGTGCATTCTCAAACTACAGCTTCCGCCTTTTACACCGTTGACTTCAGTCAGCCACATTGTAACTGTATGGACTTCAGAAAGACACAGCTGCCATGCAAACACTTCTGTGCTGTCTTTCTGCAGTACAAAGACTGA
- the LOC135384337 gene encoding uncharacterized protein LOC135384337 has protein sequence MEDKEFLSMMDREFHRDTLNNWVAPLPFRMPRRELPDNREQAFYRFTSLRRTLERKTETKKHFVAFMRDMLENGHSEPAPPRKEAKKSWKEAVSVTADIQQMFHSFFVREEDRDYLRFSWFRGNDTSKDVIEYKMCVHAFGNTCFPAIATYDGLRRTAQEGEQDFGADVGHFIERDFHVDDGLKSLPTEEEAIYLLKRTQHVLKGANLRLHKIASNSVEVMGAFPFDDYANGLEDMNFDGGHVHIQRSLGLNWGIKAVTVHLQSARKRHPNTRRGVLSTVNSLYDPLGLTAPLTVQGRLLLRDISSETSDWDAPLDLNDNWRTWRDTLHNLERLKIPRQYTTISLSDARRREMCVCCDASEKTITAVAYIRVTDADGMQHVGFVFGEAKLPPRPEQTIPRLELCAAVLAVDIAELVVSEIDAHIDDIKFHTDSKVVLGYIFNHSRRFYAYVSNRVSRIRRSTKPEQWHYVPTGQNPGDHATRPVTADALAGTTWLTRPKFLRECTDAQRQSTAFPLFEPDQDKEIRPQVAALATRV, from the exons ATGGAAGACAAAGAATTCCTGAGCATGATGGACAGAGAGTTTCACAGGGACACGTTAAACAACTGGGTAGCCCCTTTGCCTTTTCGTATGCCTCGACGAGAACTTCCCGACAACCGAGAACAGGCGTTTTATCGGTTCACTTCGTTACGTCGCACTCTGGAAAggaaaacagaaacgaaaaagcACTTCGTTGCCTTCATGCGTGATATGCTCGAAAACGGCCACTCTGAACCAGCACCACCAAGAAAGGAAGCAAAGAAATCTTG GAAAGAGGCTGTGTCGGTAACAGCTGACATCCAGCAAATGTTTCATTCCTTCTTCGTACGTGAAGAAGACAGGGACTATCTGCGTTTCTCGTGGTTCCGAGGCAACGACACCAGCAAGGATGTCATTGAATACAAGATGTGTGTACATGCGTTTGGCAACACATGCTTCCCCGCTATTGCGACCTACGACGGCTTAAGGCGCACCGCACAGGAGGGAGAGCAGGACTTTGGAGCGGACGTTGGACACTTTATCGAAAGAGACTTCCATGTCGACGACGGCCTCAAGTCCTTACCGACCGAAGAGGAGGCTATTTATTTACTCAAAAGGACACAGCACGTGCTGAAAGGAGCAAACCTGCGGCTTCACAAGATAGCCTCTAATTCTGTGGAGGTCATGGGTGCCTTCCCATTTGATGACTACGCCAACGGCCTTGAAGACATGAACTTCGACGGAGGTCACGTACATATCCAACGGAGCCTTGGACTAAACTGGGGCATAAAGGCAGTTACGGTTCACCTTCAAAGTGCCCGTAAAAGACACCCGAATACACGACGCGGCGTACTATCCACTGTGAACAGCCTATACGACCCCCTAGGATTGACAGCCCCACTGACAGTACAAGGTAGGCTGTTGCTGAGAGATATTTCTTCAGAGACCTCAGATTGGGATGCCCCTCTCGACCTGAATGACAACTGGCGAACGTGGCGAGACACCTTACATAATCTTGAACGGCTCAAGATACCACGCCAGTACACTACAATCTCTCTCTCCGACGCCCGTCGACGGGAGATGTGTGTATGCTGCGATGCCTCCGAAAAGACAATCACCGCTGTTGCGTACATCAGAGTCACAGATGCTGATGGAATGCAACACGTGGGTTTTGTGTTCGGAGAAGCAAAGCTACCACCACGCCCCGAGCAGACCATTCCAAGACTTGAGCTATGTGCCGCAGTGCTCGCCGTCGATATCGCGGAGTTAGTCGTCAGCGAAATCGATGCTCACATCGATGACATTAAATTCCACACGGACAGCAAAGTTGTGCTCGGATACATCTTCAATCACTCGAGGCGTTTCTACGCCTATGTTAGCAACCGTGTAAGCCGCATACGTAGATCTACGAAGCCCGAACAATGGCACTACGTTCCCACCGGTCAGAACCCTGGAGATCACGCCACTAGACCTGTGACTGCAGATGCTTTGGCTGGCACGACTTGGCTGACAAGACCGAAATTTCTTCGGGAATGTACGGACGCGCAGAGGCAGAGCACAGCCTTCCCGCTTTTTGAACCAGATCAGGACAAGGAAATCCGTCCGCAAGTGGCGGCCTTGGCAACTCGCGTATGA